A genome region from Psychrobacter jeotgali includes the following:
- a CDS encoding c-type cytochrome — protein sequence MKRRKHKFTKDFSSAVRNIDDNFEPSELQNPVPWPFIAIAIALAIYGGLTLYFDAQATEDGEDAQLARTAEDKGVAPADVSAADIDEAEGDLLAAQGAALFATNCATCHQTNGAGVRGSIPPLDGSRYIMADAQVPIAILLRGIAGPIEVKGNIYNGRMPTFHATLENHEIALILTHVRSSWSNTAGAVTAEQVAAIRETLDSKLDRPWQGGFELQSAFGIDYTPSLNEQVQTQVAVSTQQGEYQEDSQ from the coding sequence ATGAAACGACGTAAGCATAAATTTACGAAAGACTTTAGCTCAGCGGTACGTAATATTGATGATAATTTTGAGCCCTCCGAGCTGCAAAACCCAGTACCTTGGCCGTTTATTGCGATAGCCATAGCGCTTGCTATATACGGCGGATTGACCCTTTATTTTGATGCACAGGCGACTGAAGACGGCGAGGATGCACAGTTAGCGCGAACTGCAGAAGACAAAGGTGTGGCACCCGCTGATGTGAGTGCTGCTGATATAGATGAAGCTGAAGGTGATCTTTTAGCGGCACAGGGCGCTGCCCTCTTTGCCACCAACTGCGCCACTTGCCATCAAACCAACGGCGCTGGCGTACGTGGCTCAATACCGCCGCTTGATGGCTCCCGTTATATCATGGCTGACGCTCAGGTTCCGATTGCCATCTTGCTACGCGGTATCGCCGGCCCTATTGAAGTTAAGGGTAATATCTATAACGGCAGGATGCCTACTTTTCATGCCACTCTTGAGAATCATGAGATTGCTTTAATTTTAACGCATGTACGTAGCAGCTGGTCAAATACAGCAGGTGCAGTGACAGCAGAGCAAGTTGCTGCTATTCGTGAGACTCTAGATAGTAAGCTTGATCGCCCGTGGCAAGGTGGATTTGAGCTGCAAAGCGCCTTTGGCATTGATTATACACCGAGCCTCAACGAGCAGGTACAAACTCAAGTAGCGGTGTCTACTCAGCAAGGAGAATATCAGGAGGACAGCCAATGA
- a CDS encoding cbb3-type cytochrome c oxidase subunit II → MNRFIPLMLLSAAILAFATVFLVILPGDEIRTAAAAPGLEPYTASELRGRAKYVDLGCVYCHSQQPRAPEQAPDVQRGWGRPSTAPDYAYDEPHLLGTMRTGPDLLNIGARMPSRAWHLTHLYQPRAIHSTSIMPSYPFLFETKAEAAPDDVVVRLPTEYQPSGKVVVASAEALDLVDYLISLDRTYPAANPELRDSGYSPDRGTDQ, encoded by the coding sequence ATGAATCGCTTTATCCCATTAATGTTACTTTCAGCTGCTATTTTGGCATTTGCAACGGTATTTTTGGTTATTTTACCCGGTGATGAGATCCGTACCGCTGCTGCGGCGCCGGGGCTGGAGCCCTATACTGCCAGTGAGCTGCGCGGACGTGCCAAATATGTAGATCTTGGCTGTGTTTATTGTCACAGCCAGCAGCCGCGTGCGCCTGAGCAGGCACCTGATGTCCAGCGCGGCTGGGGTCGCCCTTCTACAGCGCCCGACTACGCTTATGATGAGCCTCATCTGTTAGGTACTATGCGCACTGGACCTGATCTTCTTAACATTGGCGCTCGGATGCCCAGTCGTGCTTGGCACTTAACCCACCTTTATCAGCCGCGTGCCATCCATTCAACGTCGATTATGCCAAGCTATCCTTTCTTATTTGAAACCAAAGCTGAGGCAGCTCCGGACGATGTAGTAGTGCGACTTCCTACTGAATACCAACCCTCAGGTAAAGTAGTAGTGGCAAGCGCTGAAGCTCTTGATCTCGTAGACTACTTAATTAGCCTTGATCGAACCTATCCTGCTGCCAATCCGGAACTGCGTGACAGTGGATATTCTCCAGATAGGGGGACCGACCAATGA
- a CDS encoding cbb3-type cytochrome c oxidase subunit I yields the protein MVFTIGTLVLVSFAVSLVALVVLIWVISRSELRFTQADARTIFDAEERGEEPDDPSTRPEQTDSPRGRDGESLVPLNSRRIILFIFATATFWLVLGSSFGLIASLKMHLPDWLNGMEMLTFGRIRPMHLNLVIYGWLSLGGLGLSLWLIPTIFSTHLRLPTLAFAGAVLMNLAVGAGAWAIGTGWTDGLEWLEIPWQIDIFIALAVFLFVIPLLVTAWHREVRHIYVTGWYYLGAMVWFPILFIVANFPGIHVGAQQATVNWWFAHNVLGLWLTPIGVGAAYYLLPRIIGKPIYSYSLSLVGFWALALFYSQVGIHHLIGGPVPTWVVTLSIVQSLMMFVPVIAVAINQHPLWLGNLDVFRASIPLRFVAIGALMYTAASFQGSLEALRSVNSVTHFTHYTVGHAHLGTYAFVTFVLFGAIYYVVPRLMGRIWPYPKLIAVHWWLVAIGFTIYFVALTLGGWLQGKAMLDPAREFMESMELTVPYLTGRSVGGSLMVLGHFVFAANMVAMLAGRGKKRAAGPGLLDTQSTTQPEK from the coding sequence TTGGTATTTACGATTGGAACCTTGGTCCTAGTCAGTTTTGCAGTGTCACTCGTAGCACTCGTCGTCCTTATTTGGGTGATATCACGCAGCGAGCTGCGTTTTACTCAAGCGGATGCTCGTACTATTTTCGATGCTGAAGAGCGTGGCGAGGAGCCCGACGACCCCAGCACACGACCGGAACAAACGGACTCCCCTAGAGGCCGTGACGGCGAAAGCCTCGTGCCCCTCAACAGTAGACGAATTATCCTATTTATTTTTGCTACAGCTACTTTTTGGTTGGTCCTTGGTAGCTCTTTTGGTCTGATTGCTTCGCTTAAGATGCATCTGCCTGATTGGCTAAATGGTATGGAGATGTTAACTTTTGGTCGCATCAGACCGATGCACCTTAACCTGGTCATCTATGGCTGGCTGTCCCTTGGTGGACTTGGTCTATCGCTATGGCTCATCCCAACTATTTTTTCCACCCACCTACGCTTGCCAACACTAGCATTTGCTGGGGCGGTGCTAATGAACTTAGCGGTCGGTGCAGGCGCATGGGCGATAGGAACGGGTTGGACCGATGGGCTTGAGTGGTTAGAGATTCCATGGCAAATCGATATATTTATTGCGCTTGCGGTATTTTTATTTGTCATCCCTCTCTTAGTGACCGCATGGCATCGAGAAGTACGCCATATCTACGTCACCGGCTGGTATTACCTGGGGGCGATGGTTTGGTTCCCCATTTTATTCATTGTGGCCAACTTCCCTGGCATTCATGTTGGCGCTCAGCAAGCAACTGTAAACTGGTGGTTTGCCCATAACGTTTTAGGGCTGTGGTTGACACCCATTGGCGTAGGCGCTGCTTATTATTTACTACCGCGTATTATCGGTAAACCCATTTATTCTTATAGCCTTTCCTTAGTGGGCTTTTGGGCACTAGCGCTATTTTATAGCCAAGTCGGTATTCATCACCTAATTGGTGGTCCAGTGCCGACTTGGGTGGTAACGCTTTCTATCGTCCAATCTCTAATGATGTTCGTTCCCGTCATTGCAGTTGCCATTAACCAGCATCCTTTGTGGCTTGGTAATCTTGATGTGTTCCGTGCCAGTATTCCTTTAAGATTCGTAGCGATTGGGGCGCTTATGTATACCGCGGCCTCATTCCAAGGTTCGCTTGAAGCCCTGCGCTCGGTCAACTCGGTGACCCATTTCACCCATTATACGGTTGGACATGCGCATTTGGGTACTTATGCCTTTGTCACCTTTGTATTGTTTGGCGCTATTTATTATGTCGTACCGCGGCTGATGGGACGAATTTGGCCCTACCCAAAGCTCATTGCAGTCCATTGGTGGCTGGTCGCTATAGGCTTCACTATTTATTTCGTTGCGCTCACTCTTGGCGGCTGGCTACAAGGTAAAGCGATGCTTGATCCTGCCCGCGAATTTATGGAGAGTATGGAGTTGACGGTGCCTTATCTTACTGGCCGCTCAGTTGGCGGATCTTTGATGGTGTTAGGTCATTTTGTGTTTGCGGCCAACATGGTTGCTATGCTGGCAGGTCGAGGCAAGAAACGTGCAGCGGGACCGGGCCTACTTGACACCCAATCTACAACGCAGCCAGAAAAGTAA
- a CDS encoding MBL fold metallo-hydrolase, whose translation MLLEKIKTPGLSHLSYLVGSGGQAAVIDPRRDCDVYVEKARAAGLQITHIFETHRNEDLVSGAPILAEMTGAKVLHGPNPEKPIVYAQTAREGDCFAIGQLDIRVLETPGHTDDHLAFALYDTAYPDKAVGVFTGDALFIGDVGRTDFYPDRLEEVAGLLYDSLQKILALGDQAIVYPAHGAGSVCGSGMAEREFSTVGHERLNNPRLQIEDRDAFIRAKVNETHYQPPYFRLMERLNMEGGAAAPRIMRPRNLSLEQLKNSDADHLIDIRDPMAYASGHLPGSMSLPVDMISAFAGWFISEGESLALIAADEQELNTAMQHLVRIALDNIVGGYVGVIAAAKQGEKMAKIPMIETAEVADRLDNKTEHWTLLDVRDADERAENAIEQSKHIYVGHLNEQWRKLDKNRHYTLMCASGERSTIAAGWLASQGFDKLDVYLGGISAWQQAKS comes from the coding sequence ATGTTACTCGAAAAGATTAAGACTCCCGGACTCTCGCACCTCTCTTATCTGGTGGGATCGGGTGGTCAAGCAGCGGTGATTGATCCGCGCCGCGACTGCGATGTTTATGTCGAAAAAGCACGTGCAGCAGGACTTCAGATCACTCATATTTTTGAAACCCATCGCAATGAAGACTTGGTTTCTGGTGCGCCAATCTTGGCAGAGATGACTGGCGCCAAAGTACTGCATGGTCCCAATCCAGAAAAACCTATTGTCTATGCGCAAACAGCACGTGAAGGTGACTGCTTCGCTATCGGTCAGCTTGATATCCGTGTACTAGAAACGCCTGGCCATACCGATGACCATCTTGCCTTTGCTTTATACGACACCGCTTATCCCGATAAGGCTGTTGGGGTTTTTACTGGAGATGCGCTCTTTATCGGCGATGTGGGTCGCACTGACTTTTATCCTGATCGGCTTGAAGAAGTGGCCGGTCTGCTTTACGACTCCCTACAAAAAATCCTAGCTTTGGGTGACCAAGCCATTGTTTATCCAGCGCACGGTGCCGGATCAGTCTGCGGCTCAGGGATGGCGGAGCGTGAGTTCTCAACCGTCGGTCACGAGCGCTTGAACAACCCACGCCTACAAATTGAAGATCGTGATGCTTTTATTCGGGCTAAAGTGAACGAGACTCACTATCAGCCGCCTTATTTTCGCTTGATGGAACGACTTAATATGGAAGGTGGCGCTGCGGCGCCGCGTATTATGCGTCCACGCAACTTATCGCTTGAGCAGCTCAAAAACAGTGATGCCGATCATCTAATTGATATTCGTGACCCCATGGCTTACGCTTCGGGTCATTTGCCGGGCTCAATGAGCTTGCCGGTCGATATGATCTCCGCCTTTGCAGGTTGGTTTATCTCTGAAGGAGAAAGTTTAGCGCTTATCGCCGCCGATGAGCAAGAGCTTAATACAGCTATGCAGCACTTGGTCCGCATCGCCCTTGATAATATCGTGGGCGGTTATGTTGGCGTAATAGCTGCTGCTAAGCAAGGCGAGAAAATGGCAAAAATTCCGATGATTGAAACCGCTGAAGTTGCAGATCGCCTTGATAACAAAACTGAGCATTGGACGCTACTTGATGTCCGTGACGCTGATGAGAGAGCTGAAAATGCGATCGAGCAGTCAAAGCATATCTACGTCGGTCACCTAAATGAGCAGTGGCGTAAGCTGGATAAAAACCGCCATTACACTCTAATGTGTGCCAGCGGCGAGCGCTCTACGATAGCCGCTGGGTGGCTAGCAAGCCAAGGCTTTGATAAGCTCGACGTTTATCTTGGTGGTATAAGTGCTTGGCAACAGGCCAAAAGCTAA
- a CDS encoding peptide chain release factor 3 → MSADTKTSATKLSATKLAREVAKRRTFAIISHPDAGKTTMTEKLLLWGQAIQVVGEVKGRKTDRHATSDWMSMEQERGISITTSVMQFPYKNHVVNLLDTPGHADFSEDTYRTLTAVDSALMMVDGAKGVEERTIKLMEVCRMRDTPIISFINKLDRQIREPLDLLSEIEDVLKIKCIPVTWPIGMGQDFVGVYHLAENKTYLYEKGHGGDMSVSETREGYDYPDIRERLGKLMFDAFEESLELVQMALEDFDVDEFLAGEMTPVLFGTALGNFGVNMVLDTLVKYAPPPKSHPAQEREVAATETDFSGFVFKIQANMDPRHRDRIAFLRVCSGKYEKGMKMKHVSLGKDVRIADALTFLAGDREALEEAYPGDIIGLHNHGTISIGDSFTEGEELNFTGIPHFAPELFRRVVLKDPLKSKALQKGLQQLSEEGATQVFMPQINNDLILGAVGVLQFEVVAHRLKEEYKVQCVFEPVSIATVRWIHCDDEVALAKFKRKAHDQLSLDGGGYLTYLAPSRVNLQLMQERYPEVTFSNTREH, encoded by the coding sequence ATGAGCGCAGATACTAAAACATCCGCAACCAAACTCTCAGCAACTAAGCTTGCTCGTGAGGTTGCTAAACGTCGCACCTTTGCCATCATCTCGCATCCCGATGCCGGTAAAACCACAATGACCGAAAAGCTACTCTTATGGGGTCAAGCTATCCAAGTCGTTGGTGAAGTTAAAGGGCGTAAAACCGATCGCCATGCCACTTCAGATTGGATGAGCATGGAGCAAGAGCGCGGTATTTCTATTACCACCTCAGTCATGCAGTTTCCTTATAAAAATCATGTGGTCAATCTGCTCGATACTCCCGGTCATGCCGACTTCTCAGAAGATACTTATCGCACCTTAACCGCCGTTGATAGTGCGCTGATGATGGTCGATGGTGCCAAAGGCGTCGAGGAGCGTACTATCAAGTTGATGGAAGTTTGCCGGATGCGGGATACACCGATTATCTCCTTTATCAATAAGCTTGATCGTCAAATTCGCGAGCCGCTTGACTTGCTAAGCGAAATCGAAGACGTACTGAAAATTAAGTGTATTCCAGTGACTTGGCCTATCGGCATGGGGCAGGATTTCGTTGGAGTCTATCACCTTGCTGAAAACAAGACTTACCTTTATGAAAAGGGTCATGGCGGTGATATGAGCGTCTCTGAAACCCGTGAAGGATATGATTATCCTGATATTCGCGAGCGTCTGGGCAAGTTGATGTTTGATGCTTTTGAGGAGTCGCTTGAGCTGGTACAAATGGCGCTTGAAGATTTCGATGTCGATGAGTTTTTGGCTGGAGAGATGACCCCGGTACTGTTCGGTACGGCTTTGGGTAATTTTGGGGTTAATATGGTGCTTGATACGCTAGTTAAGTATGCGCCACCGCCAAAATCCCACCCTGCCCAAGAGCGTGAAGTGGCGGCGACCGAGACTGACTTTAGCGGTTTCGTCTTTAAGATTCAGGCCAATATGGACCCACGTCACCGTGACCGTATCGCCTTTTTGCGGGTGTGCTCAGGTAAGTACGAGAAAGGCATGAAAATGAAGCACGTCAGTCTAGGTAAAGATGTACGTATTGCTGATGCGCTGACTTTCTTAGCAGGAGATCGTGAAGCCTTAGAGGAAGCTTATCCGGGTGATATTATTGGTTTACATAACCACGGTACCATCTCTATCGGCGATAGCTTTACCGAAGGCGAGGAGCTCAACTTTACCGGTATTCCGCATTTTGCACCAGAGCTATTCCGCCGAGTGGTACTCAAAGATCCGCTCAAGTCCAAAGCGCTGCAAAAAGGTTTGCAGCAGCTAAGCGAAGAGGGTGCTACCCAAGTCTTTATGCCGCAGATTAATAATGATCTAATTCTAGGCGCGGTTGGGGTCTTGCAGTTCGAAGTGGTCGCGCATCGCCTCAAAGAAGAGTACAAAGTACAATGTGTTTTCGAGCCGGTATCGATTGCCACGGTACGCTGGATACATTGCGATGATGAAGTGGCCTTAGCTAAGTTCAAACGTAAAGCTCACGACCAACTATCCTTAGATGGCGGCGGATATTTGACTTACTTAGCACCTTCCCGAGTGAATTTACAGCTGATGCAAGAGCGCTATCCAGAGGTTACTTTTAGCAATACTCGTGAGCATTAG
- a CDS encoding RsiV family protein, which yields MSILVEFTGSQANKCYTAKNRSLLWRRIFKIISAVSLSGLLWSSANANMNYHLVSTTEYLDYELPKSIQEHCLERGKCPEIEVKRLNTNHDWINQMVNKRAGELAINITASDVASKSTNAKVNLKEALDNFAAESLELPKDVPWAYQLMITPEYLGHVSSFELFEIDSYVFTGGAHGMPYSEYLIFDHTTKAQIGLDGMLQPGQASSFETLAYKAYKEWVKTVDNDVESYEKQWPFVMSKNITLTDKGVDIRYQHYEIGPYAYGMPVLSIPYDKLKSIIKPHFIPKQLTSKVGS from the coding sequence ATGTCAATATTAGTGGAGTTTACGGGTTCTCAAGCCAATAAGTGCTACACAGCTAAAAATAGGTCGCTGCTATGGAGGCGTATCTTTAAGATAATAAGTGCGGTCAGCTTATCAGGCTTACTGTGGTCCAGTGCTAACGCTAATATGAACTATCATCTGGTTAGTACGACTGAATATCTAGATTATGAACTGCCTAAAAGTATTCAGGAGCATTGTCTCGAGCGCGGAAAGTGTCCCGAAATTGAAGTTAAAAGGCTCAACACTAATCATGACTGGATCAATCAGATGGTCAATAAGCGTGCTGGTGAACTGGCAATTAATATTACGGCTAGTGATGTCGCCTCCAAGTCTACTAATGCCAAAGTGAATTTGAAAGAGGCGCTGGATAACTTTGCTGCTGAGTCTCTTGAATTACCAAAGGATGTTCCGTGGGCTTATCAGCTAATGATAACCCCTGAATATCTAGGGCATGTGAGCAGTTTTGAATTGTTTGAAATCGACAGTTATGTTTTTACTGGCGGGGCGCATGGTATGCCATACAGTGAATATCTAATATTTGACCATACGACTAAAGCCCAAATAGGGCTGGATGGGATGTTACAACCTGGTCAAGCATCAAGCTTTGAAACGCTGGCTTATAAGGCCTATAAAGAGTGGGTTAAAACTGTAGATAACGATGTTGAGAGCTATGAAAAGCAGTGGCCGTTTGTAATGAGTAAGAACATTACTTTGACAGATAAAGGGGTCGATATCCGTTATCAGCATTATGAAATTGGCCCATATGCCTATGGTATGCCGGTGCTAAGCATTCCCTATGATAAACTAAAGAGTATTATTAAGCCGCATTTTATTCCTAAGCAATTGACCTCTAAAGTAGGTAGCTAA
- a CDS encoding FHA domain-containing protein → MNNTDKQNTEATDTGLHNWQLNALTAALNDLSLTVSDSLSVGRGSDNDVVLGSKEVSRNHALLSVLNGELYVKDLNSSNGTFINDERIESNESKRLKANDSVGFASFVFQVTAPAAATTDSAQSVVEDIPATEPKTTETAAMTDSPAVDTTTANAAVAQKEVEESVVKETIIDDVLPTDEALRQEPTSGQTAPVVEPTVPTPSETAQPESLMSSNKTDKSPATEPLKAASTPTTTDEPLMKETAAHKEPVVAPEQDKTTTTPLQEEADPEVLRAKQAATAQFSGTANLGRPRDVGTQGNNAMDQALNNPANPDSGERKPSGGWFIWVFVAIVIIGLALWLFNMGSN, encoded by the coding sequence ATGAACAATACCGATAAGCAAAATACAGAAGCAACTGATACAGGGTTGCATAATTGGCAGCTGAACGCTTTGACAGCAGCGCTTAACGACTTGAGCTTGACCGTTAGTGACAGCTTATCTGTTGGCCGAGGTAGTGATAACGATGTGGTACTAGGTAGCAAAGAAGTCTCACGCAATCATGCATTACTTAGTGTCCTTAATGGCGAATTATACGTTAAAGACTTAAACTCATCGAACGGTACTTTTATTAATGATGAACGTATCGAAAGCAATGAATCTAAGCGACTTAAGGCTAATGATAGCGTTGGATTTGCAAGCTTTGTCTTTCAAGTTACTGCACCAGCCGCAGCTACAACTGACTCCGCGCAATCTGTAGTAGAGGATATTCCAGCCACAGAGCCTAAAACTACTGAAACCGCAGCGATGACAGATAGTCCTGCCGTCGATACGACAACAGCAAACGCCGCTGTAGCCCAAAAAGAGGTAGAGGAGTCGGTGGTAAAAGAGACCATAATTGACGATGTACTACCAACAGATGAGGCTCTTCGTCAAGAGCCTACATCTGGACAAACCGCCCCGGTTGTCGAACCTACTGTCCCGACCCCAAGTGAAACTGCCCAGCCGGAGAGCCTAATGTCTAGTAATAAAACCGATAAATCTCCAGCCACAGAGCCGTTAAAAGCAGCTTCTACTCCTACAACGACGGACGAGCCTCTAATGAAAGAAACGGCGGCTCATAAAGAGCCAGTGGTAGCACCAGAGCAGGATAAAACCACTACTACGCCGCTCCAAGAGGAAGCCGATCCGGAGGTGTTACGCGCTAAACAAGCGGCTACTGCGCAGTTTTCGGGCACCGCTAATCTAGGCCGCCCTCGTGATGTAGGGACTCAAGGCAATAATGCTATGGACCAAGCCCTTAATAACCCTGCTAATCCTGATAGTGGAGAAAGAAAACCAAGTGGCGGCTGGTTTATATGGGTATTTGTCGCTATTGTTATTATTGGATTGGCGCTATGGTTGTTCAATATGGGCAGTAATTAA
- a CDS encoding anthranilate synthase component I family protein, whose amino-acid sequence MINYEEYKALKAQGFTHVPLVKKRLMDAQTPVSVFSKVRDLSGSAYLFESVVGGERWARYSMIGLGSDLILQYADGIMTTKRDDHIDTKAVDDPFDYLRKLMASYNMPTEAEVKSLPSFSGGLVGYFGYDLVRVIEPSVGLSDAPNPMTLPDMWLMLSTSVIVFDSLENTLSIIVYADCDSEDGYGSAIRELERIEDKLAEMPDLSAPIMPTPKFVSQTGAEKYCSDVNKIKDYILAGDVMQVVPAQRLTADYKGDSLAVYRALRFLNPSPYLFLVHGYTLDDHKRFDIIGASPEILSRIENGKVTVRPLAGTRMRGQDEAEDLALEQELLADKKEIAEHLMLIDLGRNDIGRVCEYGSVKVTEKMFIERYSQVMHIASNVEGVVAADKDALDVFCATFPAGTLSGAPKIRAMQIIDEVEPVRRTVFGGSVGYLGWHGNMDTAIAIRTAVMRRGKIHIQAGAGVVADSVPEAEWDETNKKALALVKAVKMACDGLRIR is encoded by the coding sequence ATGATTAATTATGAAGAATATAAAGCCCTGAAAGCCCAAGGCTTTACGCATGTTCCTTTGGTTAAAAAACGACTTATGGACGCACAAACACCGGTGTCTGTATTTTCAAAGGTACGTGATCTCAGTGGCTCAGCTTATCTATTTGAGTCGGTAGTAGGCGGGGAGCGCTGGGCGCGTTACTCGATGATTGGTTTGGGTAGTGATCTAATTTTGCAGTATGCAGATGGCATCATGACTACAAAAAGAGATGATCATATTGATACTAAAGCAGTTGACGATCCTTTTGATTATCTTCGTAAGTTAATGGCCAGCTATAATATGCCTACAGAGGCTGAGGTCAAGTCTCTACCGAGCTTTAGTGGCGGCTTAGTAGGCTACTTTGGTTATGATCTGGTACGGGTTATCGAGCCCAGTGTGGGGTTATCCGATGCGCCAAATCCGATGACCTTACCAGATATGTGGCTCATGCTATCGACCAGCGTCATTGTGTTTGATAGTTTAGAGAATACTTTGTCAATCATTGTTTATGCTGATTGTGATAGTGAAGACGGCTATGGCTCCGCTATTCGCGAGCTCGAAAGGATAGAGGATAAGTTGGCCGAAATGCCAGACCTAAGCGCGCCTATTATGCCGACTCCAAAATTCGTATCGCAAACTGGAGCCGAAAAGTACTGCAGCGACGTCAATAAAATAAAGGATTATATCTTGGCAGGAGATGTAATGCAGGTGGTTCCGGCACAGCGCTTAACCGCTGATTATAAAGGCGATTCATTAGCGGTATATCGTGCTCTACGCTTTTTAAACCCGTCTCCTTATCTATTTTTAGTTCATGGATACACTCTGGATGACCATAAGCGCTTTGATATCATTGGCGCCTCGCCTGAGATTCTATCGCGCATTGAAAATGGTAAAGTAACGGTACGTCCATTGGCTGGTACCCGCATGCGTGGACAAGATGAGGCGGAGGACTTGGCACTGGAGCAAGAGCTGCTTGCGGATAAAAAAGAAATCGCTGAGCATTTGATGCTGATAGATTTAGGGCGTAATGATATTGGCCGAGTGTGTGAATATGGCAGCGTTAAAGTTACCGAAAAGATGTTTATCGAGCGCTACTCCCAAGTAATGCATATCGCCTCCAATGTTGAAGGAGTGGTGGCTGCAGATAAAGATGCCCTCGATGTTTTTTGTGCTACTTTTCCAGCCGGAACGCTTTCAGGGGCACCCAAAATTCGTGCGATGCAAATTATTGATGAAGTCGAGCCAGTGCGCCGCACAGTGTTTGGTGGCTCAGTAGGCTATTTGGGCTGGCATGGTAATATGGATACTGCTATCGCTATTCGTACTGCGGTAATGCGCCGTGGTAAGATTCATATTCAGGCAGGAGCAGGAGTAGTCGCTGATTCAGTACCAGAGGCGGAATGGGATGAGACCAATAAAAAAGCGCTGGCACTGGTCAAAGCAGTAAAAATGGCGTGTGATGGATTACGAATTCGTTAA
- the tuf gene encoding elongation factor Tu → MAKAKFERNKPHVNVGTIGHVDHGKTTLTAAIATVAAKTSGGEAKDYAAIDSAPEEKARGITINTSHIEYDTETRHYAHVDCPGHADYVKNMITGAAQMDGAILVVSATDGPMPQTREHILLSRQVGVPYIIVFMNKCDLVDDEELLELVEMEVRELLNDYDFPGDDTPIMKGSATQALKGDDGKYGEPAVVELLQTLDTYIPEPERDVDKAFLMPIEDVFSISGRGTVVTGRVESGIVRVGDEIEIVGIKDTQKTTCTGVEMFRKLLDEGRAGENCGVLLRGTKREDVQRGQVLAKPGSITPHTKFDAEVYVLSKEEGGRHTPFLNGYRPQFYFRTTDVTGAIQLQDGTEMVMPGDNVEMGVELIHPIAMDKGLRFAIREGGRTVGAGVVANVRD, encoded by the coding sequence ATGGCAAAGGCCAAGTTTGAACGCAACAAGCCCCACGTCAACGTCGGCACCATCGGACACGTTGACCACGGTAAAACCACACTAACCGCTGCTATCGCCACCGTAGCTGCTAAAACCTCTGGCGGCGAAGCCAAAGACTATGCAGCCATTGATAGCGCTCCTGAAGAAAAAGCCCGTGGCATCACCATTAACACCAGCCACATTGAATATGACACCGAGACTCGTCACTACGCTCACGTAGACTGCCCAGGTCACGCTGACTATGTTAAAAACATGATCACCGGTGCCGCTCAAATGGACGGCGCAATCCTAGTCGTATCAGCTACAGATGGCCCAATGCCACAAACCCGTGAGCACATCCTGCTATCACGTCAGGTTGGCGTACCGTACATCATCGTCTTCATGAACAAGTGCGACCTAGTTGATGACGAAGAATTGCTTGAGCTCGTAGAAATGGAAGTTCGTGAACTTCTTAACGACTACGACTTCCCAGGCGACGACACCCCAATCATGAAAGGCAGTGCCACCCAAGCCCTAAAAGGCGACGACGGCAAATACGGCGAACCTGCAGTTGTAGAACTACTACAAACTCTAGACACCTACATCCCAGAGCCTGAGCGTGACGTTGACAAAGCATTCCTAATGCCTATTGAAGACGTATTCTCAATCTCAGGTCGTGGTACCGTAGTTACTGGTCGTGTTGAATCAGGTATCGTTCGCGTTGGCGACGAAATCGAAATCGTTGGTATCAAAGACACTCAAAAAACCACCTGTACCGGTGTAGAGATGTTCCGCAAACTACTAGACGAAGGTCGTGCTGGTGAGAACTGTGGCGTACTACTACGTGGTACCAAGCGTGAAGACGTCCAACGTGGCCAAGTACTAGCTAAGCCAGGTTCAATCACCCCGCACACCAAGTTTGACGCTGAAGTATACGTGTTAAGCAAAGAAGAAGGTGGTCGTCATACTCCGTTCTTGAACGGTTATCGTCCACAGTTCTACTTCCGTACTACCGACGTAACTGGCGCAATCCAATTACAAGACGGTACAGAAATGGTAATGCCTGGTGATAACGTTGAGATGGGCGTAGAGCTTATCCACCCAATCGCTATGGACAAAGGCCTACGTTTCGCTATTCGCGAAGGCGGCCGTACCGTAGGTGCTGGTGTTGTTGCAAACGTTAGAGACTAA